Proteins encoded in a region of the Misgurnus anguillicaudatus chromosome 9, ASM2758022v2, whole genome shotgun sequence genome:
- the LOC141366027 gene encoding uncharacterized protein has translation MQRLSCFTHSLFERSQWAVRHPIQLSRAANLLHSGTSFKDCFEATFGDATIPTANATRWNSTLKQVKAYVNFDIQMLAYVLDSEGHKSLILSQQKYAQLKQVLDPFLEATNLTQGEKTVTVSVVVPCVLTLHSHLQEVRERVRYCGPLVRALEKSMKARFTEIFSEVMMPGCEPEEGRGPTKFPFTIAYFVASVLDSAFGFQWLEHDVQLDNSIKGQLKSQIKEYIKAEGEKQQLPSSAAATEPGEGDIAASPPEAPQKKLKMFSHYRKTPSSTNKPSVHAQLTAYLDLIAEQDTVPCFEFWQQHKVKFPALYQLAPQVFCIPATSAPIERVFSHGGILMRPHRARLSSTMLSNLMLLKCNMKMPHD, from the exons ATGCAGAGACTGTCGTGCTTCACACATTCACTGTTTGAGAGAAGCCAGTGGGCTGTCAGGCACCCTATCCAACTGTCCCGTGCCGCCAACCTCCTTCACAGTGGCACCTCATTTAAAGACTGCTTTGAAGCAACCTTCGGTGATGCAACGATTCCAACAGCAAATGCTACGCGATGGAATTCTACTTTGAAGCAAGTGAAGGCATATGTGAATTTTGACATACAAATGCTAGCATATGTGTTGGACTCAGAGGGGCACAAAAGTCTAATCCTTTCACAGCAAAAATATGCTCAGCTTAAGCAAGTTCTCGACCCATTCTTAGAGGCAACCAACCTGACTCAGGGAGAGAAAACTGTCACTGTCAGTGTTGTTGTGCCCTGTGTCCTCACTCTGCACAGTCATCTGCAGGAAGTAAGAGAAAGAGTCAGATACTGTGGGCCGCTGGTGAGAGCTCTGGAGAAGTCCATGAAAGCAAGGTTTACAGAGATCTTTAGTGAAGTGATGATGCCAGGATGTGAGCCAGAAGAAGGAAGAGGTCCCACCAAATTTCCTTTCACCATTGCCTACTTTGTAGCATCCGTGTTGGACTCAGCATTTGGTTTCCAGTGGCTAGAACATGATGTGCAGCTGGACAATAGCATTAAAGGGCAACTAAAGAGTCAAATTAAAG AGTATATCAAAGCAGAAGGCGAGAAACAGCAGTTACCATCATCAGCCGCTGCAACAGAGCCAGGGGAAGGTGATATTGCAGCATCTCCTCCTGAGGCTCCTCAGAAGAAGCTGAAAATGTTCTCCCACTATCGGAAGACTCCCTCCTCGACTAACAAGCCGTCTGTCCATGCTCAGTTGACTGCATATCTTGACCTGATCGCCGAGCAGGACACAGTCCCATGCTTTGAGTTTTGGCAGCAGCACAAAGTCAAGTTCCCTGCCCTCTATCAGCTTGCCCCTCAGGTATTCTGTATTCCTGCCACCAGTGCACCCATTGAAAGGGTGTTTAGCCATGGAGGCATTTTGATGAGGCCTCACCGTGCAAGATTGAGCAGTACCATGCTTTCAAATCTgatgcttttaaaatgcaaCATGAAAATGCCGCATGATTAA